The following are encoded together in the Lactuca sativa cultivar Salinas chromosome 1, Lsat_Salinas_v11, whole genome shotgun sequence genome:
- the LOC111909295 gene encoding histidine-containing phosphotransfer protein 1, translated as MASVTQLQRQFIEYTTSLYKEGYLDDQFTQLQKLQDESNPDFVVEVVSLFFEDSEKLLNNLATALQQKVVDYKQVDSHVHQFKGSSSSIGAQRVTNMCVHFRNFCEEKNLEGCLQCLQQAKHEYILVRNKLEALFRLEQQILQAGGSIPMME; from the exons ATGGCTTCCGTCACTCAATTGCAAAGACAATTTATTGAGTACACAACGTCTCTTTATAAAGAG GGATATCTTGATGATCAATTCACACAACTTCAGAAGCTGCAAGATGAGAGCAACCCTGACTTTGTGGTTGAAGTGGTGTCCCTTTTCTTTGAAGACTCTGAGAAGCTTCTTAACAATTTGGCAACTGCTCT TCAACAGAAAGTTGTGGATTATAAGCAGGTTGATTCTCATGTCCACCAGTTCAAGGGTAGTAGTTCCAG CATAGGGGCACAACGAGTCACAAATATGTGTGTTCACTTCAGGAACTTCTGTGAGGAGAAAAACCTTGAGGG GTGTCTGCAGTGTCTGCAGCAAGCAAAACATGAATACATTCTGGTTAGGAACAAACTCGAAGCCTTGTTCAGG TTGGAGCAACAAATCTTGCAAGCAGGAGGGTCGATCCCTATGATGGAATGA
- the LOC111909294 gene encoding membrane-anchored ubiquitin-fold protein 3, translating to MGSQELIEVKFRLADGSDIGPSKYSPSTTVGSLKEMILSQLPQDEVNGPKTINDVKLINAGKILENDKTLAESRSPVSEVPGGIITMLVVVRPHIPHKNNDKLQDGFPKQGSCPCAIL from the exons ATGGGTTCTCAAGAACTTATTGAGGTGAAATTCAGGTTAGCTGATGGCAGTGATATTGGCCCAAGCAAATACAGTCCTAGCACCACTGTAGGATCTCTGAAAGAAATGATACTTTCACAATTGCCCCAAG ATGAAGTGAATGGGCCGAAGACAATAAATGATGTGAAGCTGATTAATGCGGGAAAAATACTGGAAAATGATAAAACACTTGCAGAGTCCCGATCTCCTGTAAGTGAAGTTCCAGGAGGAATCATCACCATGCTTGTTGTTGTGCGCCCTCACATCCCACACAAAAACAATG ATAAGTTGCAAGATGGCTTTCCGAAACAGGGCAGCTGCCCGTGTGCAATTCTTTGA